The Ruminococcus bovis genome includes a region encoding these proteins:
- a CDS encoding ClpP family protease, with translation MNNVDNFNLKSNQENDEQNDEASLSAENAEGIKNIGSVLTGREDTLIHCLTIIGQIEGHYILPSQNKTTKYEHIIPLLVSVEEDPNVKGLLILLNTVGGDVEAGLAIAEVIAGMKKPTVSIVLGGGHSIGIPLAVSAKKSFIAKSATMTAHPVRTNGLTVGVPQSFEYFQRMQERINTFVSDNSNISKEKYSSLVLNTGELVTDIGTILDSEKAVKCGLIDSVGTLSEAISSLYDMINNQK, from the coding sequence ATGAATAATGTAGATAACTTTAATTTAAAATCTAATCAAGAAAATGACGAACAAAATGATGAGGCGTCACTATCTGCTGAAAATGCAGAGGGTATCAAGAACATCGGTTCAGTTTTAACAGGTAGGGAAGATACCTTAATTCATTGTCTGACAATAATCGGACAGATTGAGGGACATTATATTCTTCCAAGTCAGAACAAAACAACTAAGTATGAGCATATTATTCCTTTGCTGGTTTCGGTAGAGGAAGACCCAAATGTTAAGGGACTTTTGATTTTGCTTAATACAGTCGGTGGCGATGTAGAGGCAGGACTTGCAATTGCTGAGGTTATTGCCGGTATGAAGAAACCAACAGTTTCTATTGTACTTGGTGGTGGTCATTCAATCGGTATACCACTTGCAGTATCGGCAAAGAAAAGCTTTATTGCAAAAAGTGCCACAATGACTGCACATCCTGTAAGGACAAACGGTCTTACTGTTGGTGTGCCACAGAGTTTTGAGTATTTTCAGAGAATGCAAGAAAGAATAAATACATTCGTCAGCGACAATTCCAACATTTCAAAGGAAAAGTACAGTAGCCTTGTACTGAATACCGGAGAACTTGTTACGGATATTGGAACAATTCTTGATTCAGAGAAAGCCGTAAAATGTGGCTTAATTGATTCGGTAGGCACATTAAGTGAGGCAATTTCTTCACTTTATGATATGATAAACAACCAAAAATAA
- a CDS encoding undecaprenyl-diphosphate phosphatase, which yields MDYIYSIVMGIVQGLTEFLPVSSSGHLTLVQHIFGVDGESNFFFNIMLHVGTLFAVCVFYYKLLWSLIKSFFGLIKKIFTGKFSWKNRTDDENMIFMLIIGLLPLFLLFVPVPGTDMVFKDVSEMFSGNKYLIYVASFLVITSILLWIGIACNKRTCTHAIHSRKDLENEDGRKNYNVLDAICVGVMQVFATLPGISRSGSTLAVGEMRGINKQKAIDYTFILGIPTILASAVFELKDALGSNVSPTAELGVAPLIIGMVVSAVVGYLAILIFKWFLKTDKMYIFAIYTAVIGIVGIIIALIEMNCGFNIFSHTPL from the coding sequence ATGGATTATATCTATTCAATCGTTATGGGTATTGTTCAAGGTTTAACAGAATTTTTACCTGTATCATCATCCGGACATTTAACACTTGTACAACATATCTTTGGTGTTGACGGAGAAAGCAACTTCTTCTTTAACATTATGCTTCATGTTGGTACACTATTTGCAGTTTGTGTTTTCTATTACAAATTGCTTTGGAGTTTGATAAAGTCATTCTTCGGTTTAATCAAAAAGATTTTCACAGGTAAGTTTAGTTGGAAAAACAGAACTGATGATGAAAATATGATTTTTATGCTTATTATCGGTTTACTTCCACTGTTCCTACTATTTGTTCCTGTACCGGGTACAGATATGGTATTTAAGGATGTTTCGGAAATGTTCTCAGGTAATAAGTACCTAATTTATGTTGCAAGTTTCTTAGTTATCACTTCAATTTTACTTTGGATTGGTATTGCTTGTAATAAGCGTACTTGTACTCATGCAATTCATTCAAGAAAAGATTTAGAAAATGAAGACGGTAGAAAGAACTACAATGTTCTTGATGCAATTTGTGTTGGTGTAATGCAGGTATTTGCTACACTACCGGGTATCTCTCGTTCAGGTTCAACTCTTGCAGTTGGCGAAATGCGTGGTATCAACAAGCAAAAGGCTATTGACTATACATTTATCCTAGGTATTCCAACAATTTTAGCGTCAGCAGTTTTTGAACTAAAAGATGCTCTAGGTTCAAATGTATCACCTACTGCTGAACTTGGTGTTGCTCCACTTATTATCGGTATGGTAGTTTCTGCAGTTGTAGGTTACTTAGCAATTTTGATTTTTAAATGGTTCTTAAAGACAGACAAGATGTACATATTCGCAATTTATACTGCAGTAATCGGTATTGTGGGTATTATTATTGCACTAATTGAGATGAATTGTGGTTTCAATATTTTCTCACACACTCCACTATAG
- a CDS encoding DNA translocase FtsK: MATKNTDKKSTKQTKGKTPTKKTSNSGKGKVNNKSKSQKSSSVKEKKPANYRVRAIILLALAVLSFCLLFIKGNFVWSFISNSIYGIFGGSAVLISVSLLYIAVMTAKEKEVHRLKAKVGFCALTVFLACTLWYIFSGYQKGNYFVELGHEFMAGFNGDSFVSRGGGLFGALLGYPMSYGLGNTISVILLVLLILVLLLIITGVSLLDIAKAARKPMEKAMHQAEIRKQERIEKEKQRELEKPYEEESLVPTYNGPIDIPLDGPIRKKKKDNSSSENKNTDNSDTNANADTSLAKQRDETDNLIDIIKKANQQIENDNPSTLDAIKENVRKEKTQALKDAAKLANQSVDTAEIEDETKALDEQIKATGNEKHSNYEFPPIQLLKLAENKSASNIRNEMQEKAEKLVSTLDSFGVKVKITNICRGPSVTRYELQPAPGVKISKITNLADDIALNLAANGVRIEAPIPGKAAVGIEVPNKVVSMVSMRELIDSEEFRNAKSKLTCVLGRDISGEIVTTDLAKMPHLLIAGTTGSGKSVCVNSLLMSILYRATPDEVKFLLIDPKMVEFSKYKGIPHLLIPVVSDAKKAAAALNWAVSEMLQRYQLFSEYDCKDINSYNDLIESNLQFIAEQDVPEGEEPEVMEINGLPVRTEKMFRCVIAIDELADLMMAAPSEVEESICRLAQMARAAGMHLVIATQRPSVNVITGVIKANIPSRISLKVSSNIDSRTILDFGGAEKLIGKGDMLYSPVGAPKPIRVQGCFASDQEIEGVTRYIKNHHRSQYNEEVEARIKKITVEGMEADNKGGNGDLDLDEKIEEAIKIVIDAGQASTSLVQRRLKVGYARAGRMIDEMESLGIVGPHQGSKPREVLMTYQDWLERKNNLGKESEEKTSQE, from the coding sequence ATGGCGACAAAAAATACAGATAAGAAGTCAACTAAACAAACTAAGGGAAAAACCCCTACCAAAAAGACTTCTAATTCCGGTAAAGGAAAAGTAAATAATAAAAGCAAAAGCCAGAAGTCTTCCTCTGTGAAAGAAAAGAAACCTGCAAATTACAGAGTAAGAGCAATTATTTTACTTGCCCTAGCTGTTCTGTCTTTTTGTTTGTTATTTATCAAAGGTAACTTTGTTTGGAGTTTTATCAGTAACTCTATTTACGGTATCTTTGGAGGTTCGGCAGTTTTAATTTCTGTTTCATTATTATATATAGCAGTTATGACTGCTAAAGAAAAGGAAGTACATAGACTAAAAGCTAAGGTAGGCTTCTGTGCTTTAACAGTGTTTCTGGCTTGTACATTGTGGTACATTTTCAGTGGCTATCAAAAGGGTAATTACTTTGTAGAGCTTGGTCATGAATTTATGGCAGGTTTTAATGGTGATTCCTTTGTAAGTCGTGGTGGTGGACTTTTTGGTGCATTACTTGGCTACCCTATGAGTTACGGACTGGGTAACACTATTTCAGTTATTCTACTTGTACTTTTGATTTTAGTATTGCTACTTATTATTACAGGTGTTTCACTTCTTGATATTGCAAAGGCAGCAAGAAAGCCTATGGAAAAAGCAATGCATCAAGCTGAAATTCGTAAGCAAGAAAGAATTGAAAAGGAAAAGCAAAGAGAACTTGAGAAGCCTTATGAAGAAGAAAGCCTTGTACCTACTTATAACGGTCCGATAGATATTCCACTAGATGGACCGATTAGAAAGAAAAAGAAAGATAATTCTTCTAGTGAAAATAAAAATACAGATAATAGCGATACAAATGCTAATGCAGATACTTCTCTTGCTAAACAGAGAGATGAAACTGATAATTTAATTGACATTATCAAAAAGGCAAATCAACAGATTGAAAATGACAACCCATCAACTTTAGATGCTATTAAAGAGAATGTTCGCAAAGAAAAAACTCAAGCACTTAAAGATGCAGCAAAACTTGCTAACCAATCTGTTGATACTGCTGAAATTGAAGATGAAACAAAAGCACTTGATGAACAAATTAAGGCAACCGGTAACGAAAAACATAGCAACTATGAGTTCCCACCAATTCAGCTATTAAAACTTGCCGAAAACAAAAGTGCATCTAATATTAGAAATGAAATGCAAGAAAAAGCCGAAAAACTTGTTTCAACTCTAGATTCATTTGGTGTTAAGGTTAAGATTACAAATATTTGCAGAGGTCCATCAGTTACTCGATATGAACTTCAACCTGCTCCAGGTGTTAAGATTAGTAAAATCACTAACCTTGCAGATGATATTGCCCTTAACCTTGCAGCTAACGGTGTAAGAATTGAAGCACCTATTCCGGGTAAAGCTGCTGTAGGTATTGAAGTACCTAACAAGGTAGTATCAATGGTTTCTATGCGTGAACTGATTGATAGTGAAGAATTTAGAAATGCTAAGAGTAAATTAACTTGTGTACTTGGTAGAGATATTAGTGGTGAGATTGTTACAACTGACCTTGCAAAAATGCCTCATCTACTTATTGCCGGTACAACAGGTTCAGGTAAATCTGTTTGTGTTAACTCACTGCTAATGAGTATCCTTTACAGAGCAACCCCTGATGAAGTTAAGTTCCTACTTATTGACCCTAAGATGGTTGAATTTTCTAAATATAAAGGTATTCCTCATTTGCTTATTCCTGTAGTTTCTGATGCTAAGAAAGCAGCAGCAGCACTTAACTGGGCAGTAAGCGAAATGCTACAGAGATACCAACTGTTTTCTGAATATGATTGTAAGGATATTAATTCTTACAATGACTTAATTGAAAGTAACTTGCAGTTTATTGCAGAACAAGATGTACCTGAAGGTGAAGAACCTGAGGTTATGGAAATTAACGGACTACCTGTTAGAACAGAAAAAATGTTCCGTTGTGTTATTGCTATTGATGAACTTGCTGACCTTATGATGGCAGCACCTTCAGAAGTAGAAGAAAGCATTTGCCGTCTTGCACAGATGGCTAGAGCAGCTGGTATGCACCTTGTTATTGCAACACAGAGACCATCTGTAAATGTTATTACCGGTGTTATCAAGGCTAACATTCCATCAAGAATTTCACTAAAGGTTTCTTCAAATATTGACTCAAGAACAATTCTTGACTTTGGTGGTGCTGAAAAACTAATCGGTAAAGGTGATATGCTATATTCTCCTGTTGGTGCACCAAAGCCAATTCGTGTTCAAGGTTGTTTTGCCAGTGACCAAGAAATTGAAGGTGTTACAAGATATATCAAGAATCACCACCGTTCTCAGTACAACGAAGAAGTTGAAGCAAGAATCAAGAAGATTACAGTTGAGGGAATGGAAGCTGACAATAAGGGTGGCAACGGTGACTTGGATCTTGATGAAAAGATAGAAGAAGCTATTAAGATTGTTATTGATGCAGGACAAGCATCAACAAGCCTTGTACAAAGAAGACTAAAGGTTGGTTATGCAAGAGCAGGACGAATGATTGACGAAATGGAAAGTCTGGGCATTGTAGGACCACACCAAGGCAGTAAGCCAAGAGAAGTTTTAATGACTTATCAAGATTGGCTTGAAAGAAAAAATAATTTAGGAAAAGAAAGTGAAGAAAAAACTTCACAGGAGTAA
- a CDS encoding YgiQ family radical SAM protein — protein sequence MAFLPITVEEVEERGWDEIDFVFVTGDSYVDHPSFGVSIISRVLEAKGYRVAILSQPNWKDERNFNPFGKPKLGFFVTSGNIDSMVAHYTVNKKKRSDDAYTAGGKSGKRPDRAVIVYSRILRKLYPDSPIILGGLEASLRRFAHYDYWDDSVRQSILFDSQADILTYGMGENQTIEIAKRLAQGKSVKQLRDIKGICYYVPTSEYKPGPVVDLPSYERVCESKKDYAIAARKELEEADAVRGRTVIQRHGKYILVQNPPMPPLTTEELDWVYSLPYEKYYHPSYEALGGVPGIKEVEFSITHNRGCFGACNFCSIAFHQGRAITVRSKESVLDEARRLVDNPRFKGYIHDVGGPTANFRLPSCTFQKEHGMCKNKKCLAPKPCRNLQVNHEEYIDILREMRAIKGIKKVFIRSGIRFDYLMEDESKEFFHELVKYHVSGQLKVAPEHCSAAVLDKMGKPHIETYKRFQDEFYKFTKQVGKEQYLVPYLMSSHPGSTLKDAVELALFLKKEHIRPEQVQDFYPTPGTISTAMFYTELDPYTLEPVYVPKTMKEKHMQRALLQYFNPKNKEIVVEALRKAGRTDLIGNGKNCLVSMPQNMRTQKNSQGKQNNRNKNKNKNRNVNRNRHHNNHNRSGRR from the coding sequence ATGGCATTTCTTCCGATTACAGTAGAAGAAGTTGAAGAAAGAGGATGGGACGAAATTGACTTTGTCTTTGTAACAGGTGACAGTTATGTTGACCATCCATCTTTCGGTGTGTCTATTATTTCAAGAGTTTTAGAGGCTAAAGGTTATAGGGTTGCAATTCTTTCACAACCTAATTGGAAAGATGAAAGAAACTTCAATCCATTCGGTAAGCCAAAGCTAGGTTTCTTTGTTACTTCCGGTAACATTGACTCAATGGTAGCACACTATACAGTAAATAAGAAAAAGCGTTCTGATGATGCCTATACTGCAGGTGGTAAATCAGGTAAAAGACCTGATAGAGCAGTAATTGTGTATAGTAGAATTCTCAGAAAGCTATATCCTGATTCACCTATTATTCTTGGTGGACTGGAGGCATCACTTAGAAGATTTGCCCATTATGACTATTGGGATGATTCTGTAAGACAGTCAATTCTATTTGACAGCCAAGCAGATATTTTGACCTATGGTATGGGTGAAAATCAAACAATTGAAATTGCAAAAAGACTTGCACAAGGTAAGTCAGTTAAGCAGTTAAGAGACATTAAGGGTATTTGTTACTATGTACCTACAAGTGAATATAAGCCTGGTCCTGTAGTTGATTTGCCAAGCTATGAAAGAGTTTGTGAAAGCAAAAAGGACTATGCCATTGCTGCTAGGAAAGAACTTGAAGAGGCTGATGCAGTAAGAGGCAGAACAGTTATTCAGCGACATGGTAAGTATATTCTTGTACAAAACCCACCAATGCCACCACTTACAACAGAAGAACTTGATTGGGTGTATTCTTTACCATACGAAAAGTATTATCATCCTAGTTATGAGGCACTTGGTGGTGTACCTGGAATTAAGGAAGTTGAATTTTCAATTACCCACAACAGAGGTTGTTTTGGTGCTTGTAATTTTTGTTCAATTGCATTCCATCAAGGCAGAGCGATTACTGTCAGAAGTAAAGAAAGTGTACTTGATGAGGCAAGAAGATTAGTTGATAATCCAAGATTTAAAGGATACATTCACGATGTAGGTGGACCAACTGCTAACTTTAGATTGCCTTCTTGTACTTTCCAAAAAGAACATGGTATGTGTAAGAACAAAAAGTGTCTTGCACCAAAGCCTTGCAGAAATCTTCAAGTTAATCACGAAGAATATATTGATATTCTACGAGAAATGAGAGCAATTAAGGGTATCAAAAAGGTGTTTATCCGTTCAGGTATTCGTTTTGATTACCTTATGGAGGATGAAAGTAAAGAGTTTTTCCATGAACTTGTTAAGTACCATGTTAGTGGTCAGTTAAAGGTTGCACCTGAACATTGTTCAGCAGCAGTCCTTGATAAAATGGGTAAGCCTCATATTGAAACTTACAAGAGATTTCAGGATGAATTCTATAAATTTACAAAACAAGTTGGTAAGGAACAGTACCTTGTACCATACCTAATGAGTTCACATCCCGGTTCAACTCTAAAGGATGCAGTAGAACTTGCATTGTTCCTAAAGAAAGAACATATTAGACCTGAACAGGTACAGGACTTTTACCCAACACCGGGTACAATCAGTACTGCAATGTTCTATACAGAACTTGACCCATATACACTAGAACCTGTATATGTGCCAAAGACTATGAAAGAAAAGCATATGCAGAGAGCATTGCTACAATACTTTAACCCTAAGAATAAGGAAATTGTTGTAGAGGCACTTAGAAAAGCCGGTAGAACCGATTTAATCGGTAATGGCAAGAACTGTCTTGTATCTATGCCACAAAATATGAGAACTCAAAAGAATTCTCAGGGCAAACAAAATAACCGTAACAAAAATAAAAACAAAAACAGAAATGTAAACAGAAACAGACACCACAACAATCACAACAGAAGTGGCAGAAGATAA
- the tyrS gene encoding tyrosine--tRNA ligase, producing MGVYEELVARGLIAQVTDEKEIRELVNSGKAVFYIGFDPTADSLHVGHFMALCLMKRLQMAGNKPIALIGGGTAMVGDPSGRTDMRQMMTPETIQHNVDCFKKQMSRFIDFSDDKALMVNNADWLMDLNYVDVLRDVGAHFSVNRMLTAECYKQRMEKGLSFLEFNYMIMQSYDFYALYKKYGCNMQFGGDDQWSNMLGGTELIRRKLGKDAYAMTINLLLNSEGKKMGKTQSGAVWLSAEKTSPYDFYQYWRNVDDSDVIKCLKMLTFLSLEEIAELEKLEGAEINKAKEVLAFELTKLVHGEEEATKAQNTARTVFAGGGKDANMPSTDLTKDELGEGIQILDLLVKCGLISSKGEGRRLITQNGISVNDAKVTDIFLEIKEDDFTDNELVIKKGKKVHHKVNLV from the coding sequence ATGGGCGTATATGAAGAACTAGTTGCAAGAGGATTAATTGCACAGGTTACAGATGAAAAAGAAATTAGAGAACTTGTAAACAGTGGTAAAGCTGTATTCTATATTGGTTTTGACCCAACTGCCGATAGCCTACATGTAGGTCACTTTATGGCACTATGCCTAATGAAAAGACTACAGATGGCAGGTAATAAGCCTATTGCCCTAATCGGTGGTGGTACTGCAATGGTTGGTGACCCATCAGGCAGAACTGATATGCGTCAGATGATGACACCTGAAACTATTCAGCACAATGTTGATTGTTTCAAGAAGCAGATGAGCAGATTTATTGACTTTTCTGATGACAAGGCTCTAATGGTAAACAATGCAGATTGGCTAATGGACCTTAACTATGTTGATGTACTTAGAGATGTAGGTGCACACTTTAGTGTTAACAGAATGCTAACTGCTGAATGTTACAAGCAGAGAATGGAAAAAGGTCTATCTTTCCTTGAATTTAACTATATGATTATGCAGTCTTATGACTTCTATGCACTATATAAGAAGTATGGTTGTAATATGCAGTTCGGTGGTGATGACCAGTGGTCTAATATGCTAGGTGGTACTGAACTTATCAGAAGAAAACTTGGCAAGGACGCATATGCAATGACTATTAACCTACTTCTAAACTCAGAAGGTAAGAAGATGGGTAAGACACAGTCAGGTGCAGTTTGGCTTTCTGCTGAAAAGACTTCACCATACGATTTCTACCAGTATTGGAGAAATGTTGATGATAGTGATGTTATTAAGTGTCTAAAGATGTTAACATTCCTTTCATTAGAAGAAATTGCTGAATTAGAAAAGCTAGAAGGTGCTGAAATCAACAAGGCTAAGGAAGTTCTTGCATTTGAACTAACAAAACTTGTTCACGGTGAAGAAGAAGCTACTAAGGCTCAGAATACTGCAAGAACAGTATTTGCCGGTGGTGGTAAAGATGCCAATATGCCATCAACAGACCTAACTAAGGATGAACTAGGTGAGGGTATTCAGATTCTTGACCTACTAGTTAAGTGTGGTCTTATCTCAAGTAAGGGTGAAGGCAGAAGACTTATCACTCAGAACGGTATCTCTGTAAATGATGCTAAAGTAACTGACATTTTCCTAGAAATTAAGGAAGATGACTTTACAGATAATGAACTTGTTATCAAAAAGGGTAAGAAAGTCCACCATAAGGTTAACCTAGTTTAA